In the Arthrobacter zhaoxinii genome, one interval contains:
- a CDS encoding PhoH family protein, with amino-acid sequence MQVPERASFVLDTSVLLSDPRAILRFAEHEVILPLVVITELERKRQDPELGYFARNALRLLDDLRIRHGGLGTAVPLGESGGTLRVELNHISTDVLPAGIRGSDNDSRILAVAKNLADGGRNVTVVSKDLPMRVKASAMGLAADEYRNELVRDSGWTGVAELEISDADMAMLYDHQAVLIPEAAELPVNTGTVLMAGRASALGRVGADKRLRLVRGDRDVFGLHGRSAEQRLAIDLLMDREVGIVSLGGRAGTGKSALALCAGLEAVLERREHRKVMVFRPLYAVGGQELGYLPGSESEKMGPWGQAVFDTLEALVSKEVVEEVLDRGMLEVLPLTHIRGRSLHDSFVIVDEAQSLEKNVLLTVLSRIGQNSRVVLTHDVAQRDNLRVGRHDGVAAVVETLKGHPLFGHVTLTRSERSPIAALVTELLEEGQIG; translated from the coding sequence ATGCAGGTACCGGAGCGGGCCAGCTTTGTGCTGGATACCTCGGTGCTGCTGTCCGATCCGCGGGCGATCCTCCGGTTCGCCGAACATGAGGTGATTCTTCCGCTGGTGGTCATCACCGAACTGGAGCGCAAGCGCCAGGATCCGGAGCTGGGCTATTTCGCACGCAATGCACTTCGGCTGCTGGATGACCTGCGGATCCGGCACGGCGGTTTGGGAACGGCTGTTCCCTTGGGCGAGAGCGGCGGGACGCTGCGGGTGGAGTTGAACCACATCTCCACGGATGTGCTGCCCGCGGGGATCCGGGGCAGCGACAATGACAGCCGGATCCTCGCCGTCGCCAAGAATCTCGCCGACGGCGGCCGGAACGTCACCGTGGTATCCAAGGACCTGCCGATGCGGGTCAAGGCCTCGGCCATGGGGCTGGCAGCGGATGAATACCGAAACGAACTGGTCCGGGACAGCGGCTGGACCGGAGTGGCGGAACTGGAAATCTCCGATGCTGACATGGCGATGCTCTATGACCACCAGGCAGTCCTGATCCCCGAGGCGGCGGAGCTGCCGGTCAACACCGGCACGGTGCTGATGGCCGGACGCGCCTCGGCGCTGGGCCGCGTGGGAGCAGACAAGCGGCTGCGGCTGGTGCGCGGGGACCGGGATGTCTTTGGACTGCATGGACGCTCAGCGGAACAGCGGCTGGCCATCGACCTGCTGATGGACCGCGAGGTAGGGATTGTCTCCCTCGGCGGACGGGCGGGAACGGGTAAGTCCGCGCTGGCACTGTGCGCCGGGCTGGAGGCGGTGCTGGAACGCAGGGAACACCGCAAGGTGATGGTCTTCCGGCCGCTTTACGCCGTGGGCGGGCAGGAACTGGGCTACCTGCCGGGCAGCGAGTCGGAGAAAATGGGTCCCTGGGGCCAGGCCGTGTTCGACACCTTGGAGGCACTGGTCTCCAAGGAGGTGGTGGAGGAGGTGCTGGACCGCGGCATGCTCGAGGTCCTGCCGCTCACCCACATCCGCGGCCGCTCCCTGCACGACTCCTTCGTGATCGTGGACGAGGCGCAGTCGCTGGAGAAGAACGTGCTCCTGACCGTGCTGTCCCGGATCGGGCAGAACTCACGCGTGGTGCTCACCCACGACGTCGCGCAGCGCGACAACCTGCGGGTGGGCCGGCACGACGGCGTGGCCGCCGTCGTTGAAACCCTCAAGGGCCATCCGCTGTTCGGACACGTGACGCTGACACGGTCGGAGCGTTCGCCGATTGCCGCACTCGTGACGGAACTGCTGGAGGAAGGGCAGATCGGCTGA
- a CDS encoding lipid II:glycine glycyltransferase FemX has product MTLRVTPCSDAASWNETVNRFRGHPQQLWGWGKTKADHGWSVDRVLVSDDSGTVIGCAQVLLRSLPFPFRALAYIPRGPQGEPGRELNVLDAVADYVKSAHSAVALSIEPDWDADGKLVAGLPGLGFRSSDNTILIGRTLILDLQRSLEDLSGDMSKKHRQYIRKSGREDLVYRRVTRPEIAKCLAVYKLTAQRANFGIHEDSYYLDIFDNLGEDSPVYAAFKGEDVVAFLWLSTSDYTSFELYGGMTEEGERLRANYALKWHAISDMKERGITRYDFNGLLNDGVSKFKMGWAKHEDQLAGTWDKPLSPLYPVFSTALPLAKTGMRKARGVLAAVKGRLGR; this is encoded by the coding sequence ATGACACTGCGCGTTACCCCCTGCTCCGATGCCGCCTCCTGGAACGAAACCGTTAACCGCTTCCGCGGACATCCGCAGCAGTTGTGGGGCTGGGGAAAGACCAAGGCCGACCACGGCTGGAGCGTGGACCGTGTGCTGGTGAGCGACGACTCGGGCACGGTCATCGGATGTGCCCAGGTCCTGCTGCGCTCCCTGCCTTTCCCCTTCCGCGCCCTGGCGTACATCCCCCGCGGACCCCAGGGCGAACCCGGACGGGAACTGAACGTCCTGGACGCCGTTGCGGATTACGTCAAGAGCGCCCATTCCGCGGTGGCGCTGTCCATCGAACCCGATTGGGATGCGGACGGGAAGCTGGTGGCGGGGCTGCCCGGCCTCGGCTTCCGGAGCAGTGACAACACCATCCTCATCGGCCGGACGCTGATCCTGGACCTGCAGCGCAGCCTCGAGGACCTGTCCGGGGACATGAGCAAAAAACACCGCCAGTACATCCGCAAGTCCGGACGCGAGGATCTGGTGTACCGGCGCGTAACGCGGCCGGAAATCGCCAAATGCCTGGCGGTCTACAAGCTGACCGCCCAGCGGGCGAACTTCGGCATTCACGAGGATTCCTACTACCTGGATATCTTCGACAACCTGGGCGAGGATTCACCGGTCTACGCAGCCTTCAAGGGTGAGGATGTGGTTGCGTTCCTGTGGCTTTCCACCAGTGACTACACCTCGTTTGAGCTCTACGGCGGAATGACGGAGGAAGGCGAACGGCTGCGGGCGAACTACGCCCTGAAATGGCACGCCATCTCCGACATGAAGGAGCGTGGAATCACCCGGTATGACTTCAACGGCCTGCTCAATGACGGTGTCTCGAAGTTCAAGATGGGCTGGGCGAAGCACGAGGACCAGCTGGCCGGCACCTGGGACAAGCCCCTTTCGCCGCTCTACCCGGTCTTCTCCACCGCGCTGCCGCTGGCCAAGACGGGGATGCGGAAGGCCCGCGGCGTGCTTGCCGCCGTCAAAGGCCGGCTCGGCCGGTAG
- a CDS encoding class II fumarate hydratase — protein MTSDTSEYRIEHDTMGEVRVPASALYRAQTQRAVENFPISGTTLEPSHIEALARIKKAAATANAELGVLDDERARAIEKAADAVAGGTYNDQFPIDIFQTGSGTSSNMNTNEVLAELATRALKEAGSETSVHPNDHVNASQSSNDVFPTSVHVAATSALINHLIPALEHLALSLERKAVEFKDVVKSGRTHLMDATPVTLGQEFGGYAAQVRYGIERVQASLPRVAEVPLGGTAVGTGINTPAGFPQRVIELLAADTGLPLTEARDHFEAQANRDALVEVSGMLRTIAVSFSKIANDLRWMGSGPNTGLGEIAIPDLQPGSSIMPGKVNPVISEAVMQVAAQVVGNDAAVAWAGTFGYFELNVGIPVIAANLLESIRLLANSSRVMADKMIDGIEANVERARYLAEASPSIVTPLNKFIGYENAAKIAKYSVKEGKTIRQAVEDLGYLERGELTVEQLDKALDVLSMTKPPQA, from the coding sequence ATGACTTCTGACACCTCCGAATACCGCATCGAACACGACACCATGGGTGAGGTCCGGGTTCCGGCCTCCGCCCTCTACCGCGCCCAGACACAGCGCGCGGTCGAGAACTTCCCCATTTCCGGCACCACGCTGGAACCCTCGCACATCGAAGCGCTGGCCCGGATCAAGAAGGCCGCCGCGACCGCCAATGCAGAGCTGGGAGTGCTCGACGACGAGCGCGCCCGGGCCATTGAAAAGGCCGCGGACGCCGTGGCGGGCGGTACCTACAACGACCAGTTCCCGATCGATATCTTCCAGACCGGTTCCGGCACGTCCTCGAACATGAACACCAACGAGGTCCTCGCCGAGCTCGCCACCCGTGCGCTGAAGGAAGCCGGCAGCGAGACCAGCGTCCACCCGAACGACCACGTGAACGCCTCGCAGTCCTCCAACGATGTCTTCCCGACGTCGGTGCACGTTGCCGCCACGTCCGCGCTGATCAACCATCTGATCCCCGCCCTCGAACACCTGGCCCTCTCGCTGGAACGCAAGGCCGTGGAGTTCAAAGACGTGGTCAAGTCCGGCCGCACCCACCTGATGGATGCCACCCCGGTCACCCTCGGCCAGGAATTCGGCGGCTACGCCGCCCAGGTCCGCTACGGAATTGAACGCGTGCAGGCTTCCCTCCCCCGCGTGGCCGAAGTACCGCTGGGCGGCACCGCCGTGGGCACCGGCATCAACACTCCGGCCGGTTTCCCCCAGCGCGTCATCGAGCTGCTGGCCGCAGACACGGGCCTGCCGCTGACCGAAGCCCGCGACCACTTCGAAGCACAGGCCAACCGCGACGCGCTGGTCGAGGTTTCGGGCATGCTCCGCACCATTGCCGTTTCCTTCTCCAAGATCGCCAATGACCTGCGCTGGATGGGTTCGGGTCCCAACACGGGCCTGGGCGAGATTGCCATCCCCGATCTGCAGCCGGGCTCCTCGATCATGCCGGGCAAGGTCAACCCCGTCATTTCCGAGGCCGTTATGCAGGTTGCCGCACAGGTAGTGGGCAACGACGCCGCCGTCGCCTGGGCGGGCACCTTCGGTTACTTCGAACTCAACGTGGGCATCCCGGTGATTGCCGCGAACCTGCTCGAGTCCATCCGCCTGCTCGCGAACTCCTCCCGCGTGATGGCGGACAAGATGATCGACGGCATTGAAGCCAACGTCGAGCGCGCCCGTTACCTGGCCGAGGCCTCCCCGTCCATCGTGACCCCGCTGAACAAGTTCATCGGGTACGAAAACGCGGCGAAGATCGCCAAGTACTCGGTCAAGGAAGGCAAGACCATCCGCCAGGCCGTCGAGGACCTGGGTTACCTGGAACGCGGCGAGCTCACCGTGGAACAGCTGGACAAGGCACTGGACGTCCTGTCCATGACGAAGCCGCCGCAGGCCTAG
- a CDS encoding DUF4245 domain-containing protein yields the protein MSETQPDPQHTDQPVTPVLTAKQAKRANATVMGMLIATGLTLALCLVPVLLNPAPKMQARNVDVAAAANQAAGDAGYRPLAVDLPDGWSANYARWNAGTNDGVPNWEVGYLTPETEFISLTQTNAANPTWIYEHTGNSTVSGERPAGGVTWELRDSSNGEATMVTEIEGQTLLLSGSADLAEFDVLAEHAVRDLRGN from the coding sequence GTGAGTGAAACGCAGCCGGACCCCCAGCACACCGACCAGCCCGTAACACCGGTATTGACCGCCAAGCAGGCCAAGCGGGCCAATGCCACCGTGATGGGCATGCTGATCGCCACAGGCCTCACGCTGGCGCTGTGCCTGGTGCCGGTGCTGCTCAACCCCGCACCCAAAATGCAGGCCCGCAACGTGGACGTGGCCGCCGCAGCCAACCAGGCCGCCGGCGACGCCGGGTACCGCCCGCTCGCCGTGGACCTTCCGGACGGCTGGAGCGCCAATTACGCCCGCTGGAACGCCGGGACCAATGACGGCGTGCCGAACTGGGAGGTGGGATATCTCACCCCGGAGACCGAGTTCATCTCACTGACCCAGACCAACGCCGCTAACCCCACCTGGATCTACGAGCACACCGGCAATTCAACGGTCTCCGGTGAACGTCCGGCCGGCGGAGTCACCTGGGAGCTGCGCGATTCCTCCAACGGGGAGGCAACCATGGTCACGGAGATCGAGGGCCAGACCCTCCTGCTGTCCGGTTCCGCCGATCTGGCGGAGTTCGATGTCCTGGCCGAACATGCGGTCCGGGACCTGCGCGGCAACTGA
- a CDS encoding carbonic anhydrase: MITPARAWQKLREGNERFVAGSARHPNQDAPRRSSLVEGQNPFAVIFGCSDSRLAAEIIFDLGLGDAFVVRTAGQVIDDAVLGSLEYSVGTLGVPLIVVLGHDNCGAVTAAKATVDTGEMPTGYVRTLVERITPSVLAAQRKDLHEVNDMVVEHTKQTAERLVESSRLISAAVEEGRVAVIGLSYRLAEGNAELVSGFGALEHPAVLRSAVPK; the protein is encoded by the coding sequence ATGATCACTCCCGCCCGGGCCTGGCAGAAGCTCCGCGAAGGCAACGAACGTTTTGTGGCCGGCAGCGCCAGGCACCCGAACCAGGACGCACCGAGGCGCAGTTCGCTGGTGGAGGGGCAGAACCCGTTCGCCGTCATTTTCGGCTGCTCGGACTCCAGGCTTGCTGCCGAGATCATCTTCGATCTTGGCCTCGGCGACGCTTTTGTGGTCCGCACCGCCGGACAGGTCATTGACGACGCCGTGCTCGGCTCGCTCGAGTACAGCGTGGGCACCCTCGGTGTCCCCCTTATTGTGGTGCTGGGCCATGACAACTGCGGCGCCGTCACTGCCGCGAAGGCCACCGTGGATACCGGCGAAATGCCCACCGGGTACGTCCGTACCCTCGTGGAACGGATCACTCCGTCCGTGCTGGCGGCACAGCGCAAGGATCTGCACGAGGTCAACGACATGGTCGTGGAACACACGAAGCAGACGGCGGAACGCCTGGTGGAAAGCTCCCGGCTTATCTCCGCGGCAGTCGAGGAAGGACGCGTGGCCGTGATCGGCCTGTCCTACCGGTTGGCGGAAGGCAACGCCGAACTGGTCTCCGGTTTCGGCGCCCTGGAACACCCGGCTGTCCTGCGCTCGGCCGTGCCGAAGTAG
- a CDS encoding MDR family MFS transporter, translating to MTTTAAPTSGPLLLTQKRIWIIFSALIAGMLLSSLDQTIVSTAMPTIVGELGGVEHQTWITTAYLLATTIVMPIYGKFGDVLGRRNLFLFAIALFTAASVGCAFATDFWAFVIFRAIQGLGGGGLMILSQAIIADIVPADQRGKYLGPLGGIFGLSAVAGPLLGGFFVDHMTWQWAFYINIPIGIIAFLIAFFTLTLPTKKASKRIDLGGVLFLSVATTCLIFFTDFGGRDDRGWTDPMTLLFGAGMLLAALVFVMIERRVEDPIIPLSLFRNPIFVNSTAIGFTLGMGMFAALAFVPTFLQMSTGTSAAVSGLLMLPMMVGMMGTSIYSGLAITKTGKYKKYPIMGAALVIAAMLWMTTLSADTPVWVICAQLFVFGAGLGYIMQVVVLVVQNSVPVDQIGTATSSNNYFREVGASLGVAIFGAMFTSRLADNLQETFAGAGLDASAAGEATATLQPSVLETLPEPLREGIVTAYADSLAPVFWYLIPFLVIALVLAFFLKEIPLSDVAGMVARGEAVAGPEADRLEAERQAAFKGTGSEASGPAGTPADAGEAPVEVPEQAPDNPYREK from the coding sequence ATGACGACAACCGCCGCCCCAACTTCCGGGCCGCTCCTGCTCACCCAGAAACGCATCTGGATCATCTTTTCCGCGCTGATTGCAGGCATGCTGCTTTCCAGCCTGGACCAGACCATTGTTTCCACTGCCATGCCCACCATCGTCGGGGAACTGGGCGGCGTCGAGCACCAGACCTGGATCACCACGGCGTATCTGCTGGCGACCACCATCGTGATGCCGATCTACGGCAAGTTCGGCGATGTGCTGGGCCGCCGGAACCTGTTCCTGTTCGCCATTGCCCTGTTCACGGCGGCCTCGGTCGGCTGCGCCTTTGCCACCGATTTCTGGGCCTTCGTGATCTTCCGCGCCATCCAGGGCCTGGGCGGCGGCGGCCTGATGATCCTGTCGCAGGCCATCATCGCCGACATCGTGCCGGCGGACCAGCGCGGCAAGTACCTCGGTCCGCTGGGCGGTATCTTCGGCCTCTCCGCCGTGGCCGGCCCCCTGCTGGGCGGCTTCTTCGTGGACCACATGACGTGGCAGTGGGCGTTCTACATCAACATTCCCATCGGCATCATTGCCTTCCTGATCGCCTTCTTTACGCTGACCCTGCCCACCAAGAAGGCATCCAAACGCATCGACCTCGGCGGCGTGCTCTTCCTCTCCGTCGCCACCACGTGCCTGATCTTCTTCACCGACTTCGGCGGCCGTGACGACCGCGGCTGGACGGACCCGATGACCTTGCTCTTCGGCGCCGGCATGCTCCTGGCCGCCCTGGTCTTCGTGATGATCGAACGCCGCGTCGAGGATCCGATCATTCCGCTGAGCCTGTTCCGGAACCCGATCTTCGTCAACAGCACCGCCATCGGCTTCACCCTGGGCATGGGGATGTTTGCGGCGCTGGCTTTCGTGCCCACCTTCCTGCAGATGTCCACCGGCACCTCCGCAGCCGTCTCCGGCCTGCTGATGCTGCCCATGATGGTGGGCATGATGGGCACCTCCATCTACTCCGGCCTGGCCATCACCAAGACCGGAAAGTATAAGAAGTACCCGATCATGGGCGCCGCGCTGGTCATTGCCGCCATGCTCTGGATGACCACGCTGTCCGCCGACACCCCGGTCTGGGTCATCTGCGCCCAGCTCTTCGTCTTCGGCGCCGGCCTGGGCTACATCATGCAGGTGGTGGTGCTCGTGGTGCAGAACTCCGTTCCCGTGGACCAGATCGGCACCGCGACCTCCAGCAACAACTACTTCCGCGAGGTCGGCGCCTCCCTGGGCGTCGCGATCTTCGGTGCCATGTTCACGTCCCGGCTCGCGGACAACCTGCAGGAAACCTTCGCCGGTGCCGGACTGGACGCCTCGGCTGCGGGTGAGGCGACAGCGACCCTGCAGCCGTCGGTACTGGAAACCCTCCCGGAACCCCTGCGGGAGGGCATTGTCACCGCCTACGCCGACTCCCTGGCTCCGGTGTTCTGGTACCTGATTCCGTTCCTGGTCATCGCCCTGGTGCTGGCCTTCTTCCTGAAGGAGATCCCGCTGTCCGACGTGGCCGGCATGGTGGCCCGCGGTGAAGCCGTCGCCGGCCCGGAAGCGGACCGGCTGGAGGCCGAGCGGCAGGCCGCGTTCAAGGGAACCGGTTCGGAGGCCAGTGGTCCGGCAGGCACACCGGCGGATGCCGGAGAGGCTCCGGTAGAGGTGCCGGAGCAGGCTCCGGACAATCCCTACCGGGAGAAGTAA
- a CDS encoding TetR/AcrR family transcriptional regulator: MTNSATGEDCGLRERKRTATRAAITAHARTLTAANGVNGFTVEQLCERVGISRRTFFNYFPAKEDAILGSPVDDLPEDLVRRFVEGGAGTAPERLSDTLVADFVDLAVGMTERMAMSRSEMAQLKEAVTAEPRLISKAMHGSRETEQTFARIVADRESLPADDARVRAVVAVFGALIQRAGLRFFDPANTESYRSILVTEVNAAIEVFSLAAPLPAEPAESAPPFTDTAPADPADTAEDNE, encoded by the coding sequence GTGACGAATAGTGCAACTGGCGAGGACTGCGGACTGCGCGAACGCAAACGCACCGCGACACGCGCCGCCATCACGGCGCATGCCCGGACCCTGACCGCGGCGAACGGCGTCAACGGCTTCACCGTTGAGCAGCTGTGCGAACGGGTGGGCATTTCCCGACGGACCTTTTTCAACTACTTTCCGGCCAAGGAAGACGCCATCCTGGGATCGCCCGTCGACGACCTTCCGGAGGACCTGGTCCGGCGCTTCGTCGAAGGCGGTGCCGGCACCGCGCCGGAACGGCTCTCCGACACCCTGGTCGCCGATTTCGTGGACCTCGCCGTCGGGATGACCGAACGCATGGCCATGTCCCGCTCGGAAATGGCCCAGCTGAAGGAAGCCGTCACCGCCGAACCCCGCCTGATCTCCAAGGCCATGCACGGCTCGCGGGAGACGGAGCAGACCTTTGCCCGGATTGTGGCGGACCGCGAATCCCTGCCGGCCGACGATGCGCGGGTCCGGGCGGTGGTCGCCGTTTTCGGCGCACTGATCCAGCGCGCCGGGCTGCGCTTCTTCGACCCTGCCAACACCGAGTCCTACCGCAGCATCCTCGTCACGGAAGTGAACGCCGCCATCGAGGTGTTTTCGCTGGCGGCCCCGCTTCCCGCCGAACCTGCGGAATCCGCGCCTCCCTTCACCGACACAGCCCCCGCCGACCCTGCCGACACTGCCGAGGACAACGAATGA
- a CDS encoding NUDIX hydrolase, with protein MPTPDFVLSLRERIGHEPLWLPGVTAVVFNAEGQVLLGRRSDNGRWALITGMLEPGEEAGPGTLREVEEETGIHAELEHLIHVGAHGPVTFPNGDVCSFLNLAFSCRYVSGTARVNDDESTEVGWYALDALPPLSERHRMLIDLALTADGVPVFER; from the coding sequence ATGCCTACCCCTGATTTTGTCCTGTCCCTGCGCGAACGGATCGGACACGAGCCGCTCTGGCTGCCCGGCGTCACAGCCGTGGTGTTCAACGCGGAAGGGCAGGTTCTGCTGGGCCGCCGCAGCGACAACGGCAGGTGGGCCCTGATCACCGGAATGCTCGAACCCGGGGAGGAGGCCGGGCCCGGCACGCTGCGGGAAGTGGAAGAGGAAACCGGCATCCACGCTGAACTCGAGCACCTCATCCACGTGGGCGCCCACGGGCCGGTCACCTTTCCCAACGGGGACGTCTGTTCCTTCCTGAACCTGGCCTTCAGCTGCCGTTACGTTTCCGGAACCGCCCGGGTGAACGACGACGAATCCACCGAGGTGGGCTGGTATGCCCTGGACGCCCTGCCGCCGCTGAGTGAGAGGCACCGGATGCTGATTGACCTCGCCCTGACGGCAGACGGCGTGCCGGTCTTCGAACGCTGA
- the glpX gene encoding class II fructose-bisphosphatase — protein MRFDVSQGAQYSTLSPNLAVGDSEPDRNLALELVRVTEAAAIAGGHWVGFGDKNAADGAAVDAMRSLISTVSFNGVVVIGEGEKDEAPMLYNGEHVGDGTGALCDVAVDPIDGTRLTALGINNALAVLAVAERGTMFDPSAVFYMEKLVTGPEAADMVDLRLPVKQNLHLIAKAKGKKINQLNVMILERDRHRPLVQEIRDAGARTRMLMDGDVAGGIAAAREGTDVDALMGIGGTPEGIITACAIKTLGGVIQGRLWPTSDDEKQKAIDAGHDLDRVMSTNDLVTSDNCYFAATGITDGDLLRGVRYKKDQVLTQSIVMRSKSGTIRVVEGEHQAHKWESYARSN, from the coding sequence ATGAGGTTTGACGTGTCCCAAGGTGCCCAGTACTCCACCCTTTCCCCCAACTTGGCAGTCGGGGACTCAGAGCCGGACCGTAACCTGGCCCTGGAACTTGTCCGTGTCACCGAAGCAGCAGCCATCGCCGGCGGCCACTGGGTGGGCTTCGGAGACAAGAACGCGGCCGACGGTGCCGCTGTGGATGCGATGCGTTCACTCATTTCCACTGTCTCCTTCAACGGCGTTGTGGTCATTGGTGAAGGCGAAAAGGACGAAGCGCCGATGCTCTACAACGGCGAGCACGTGGGTGACGGCACCGGCGCACTGTGCGACGTCGCGGTGGATCCGATTGACGGCACCCGCCTGACGGCGCTGGGCATCAACAACGCCCTGGCCGTGCTGGCGGTCGCAGAACGCGGCACCATGTTCGATCCCTCGGCCGTCTTCTACATGGAAAAGCTGGTGACGGGCCCGGAAGCCGCCGACATGGTGGACCTGCGCCTGCCGGTCAAGCAGAACCTGCACCTGATTGCCAAGGCCAAGGGCAAGAAGATCAACCAGCTCAACGTGATGATCCTGGAGCGGGACCGGCACAGGCCCCTGGTGCAGGAAATCCGCGACGCCGGCGCGCGCACCCGGATGCTGATGGACGGCGACGTAGCCGGCGGCATCGCGGCCGCCCGTGAAGGCACCGACGTCGACGCACTGATGGGCATCGGCGGCACGCCCGAGGGCATCATCACCGCCTGCGCGATCAAGACGCTGGGCGGGGTCATCCAGGGCCGGCTGTGGCCGACCTCCGACGACGAGAAGCAGAAGGCGATCGACGCCGGCCATGACCTGGACCGCGTGATGTCCACCAACGACCTGGTGACGAGCGATAACTGCTACTTCGCTGCCACCGGCATCACCGACGGCGACCTGCTGCGGGGCGTGCGCTACAAGAAGGACCAGGTCCTGACCCAGTCGATCGTGATGCGCTCCAAGTCCGGCACCATCCGTGTGGTGGAAGGCGAGCACCAGGCACACAAGTGGGAGTCCTACGCCCGCTCGAACTAG
- a CDS encoding prepilin peptidase, with protein sequence MVDILAAYWGNGAGGSALAAVLLSLALAWFTVLALRLAAIDIRTRRLPNALVLPSYPVAGGLLAGAALAAGEPDRVTGTVLGAAALWTGFFALRLLSPAGLGFGDVKLAGLLGLYLGFLGPAQVLAGTVGAFVFGGLWGLGLILTRRGTASSTVAFGPFLLLGAAVAMLVPALQ encoded by the coding sequence ATGGTGGACATCCTGGCGGCCTACTGGGGGAACGGAGCAGGCGGCAGCGCGCTCGCCGCTGTACTGCTCAGTCTGGCACTGGCCTGGTTTACGGTCCTGGCCCTGCGGCTGGCCGCGATCGATATCCGCACCCGCCGGCTGCCCAACGCGCTGGTCCTGCCGTCCTATCCGGTGGCCGGGGGACTGCTGGCCGGCGCCGCGCTCGCTGCCGGGGAACCGGACCGCGTCACCGGGACGGTCCTGGGCGCGGCTGCGCTGTGGACCGGGTTTTTCGCGCTGCGGCTGCTGAGCCCGGCGGGACTGGGCTTCGGCGACGTCAAGCTCGCGGGACTGCTGGGCCTCTACCTGGGGTTCCTCGGACCGGCCCAGGTCCTGGCGGGGACGGTCGGGGCGTTTGTGTTCGGCGGACTCTGGGGTCTGGGACTGATCCTCACCAGGCGCGGAACGGCGTCGTCCACCGTGGCCTTCGGCCCGTTCCTGCTCCTGGGTGCCGCCGTGGCCATGCTGGTCCCTGCCCTACAGTAG